The genomic interval GACCAACATCATCCTGTGCCGCCACGGCGAGACGGTCTGGCACGCCGATAACCGCTACGCCGGAGTCAGCGACATCGACCTGACTCCCAGAGGCCATAAACAGGCGGCGCAGCTCGCAAACTGGGCCCAAACAGCCGGGCTCTCCGCGATCTACACTTCCACTCTGAGCCGCGCCCAGACCACAGCAGAGGCCAGTGCGAAGGTCACAGGCCTCAGCGTGCAGGTGGACCCGCGCCTGCGTGAACTGGACTTCGGTGAAGGCGAAGGCCTGACAACCGCCGAGATGGAACAGCGTTTCCCTAAGGCCCTGGCGCATTTCCGGGCTGATCCGGCGAAGCACCATCTCCCCGGCGGAGAGGACCCCTTCGAAGCCGCTGACCGATTCGTGGACTGCCTTCAGGACATCACTAAGGAACATCCGGACGAACGGGTGCTGGTAGTAGCCCACACCACGGCAATCCGGCTCGCCCTGTGCCAGCTGATCGGCATCCCGCTAAGGGAATACCGGCGGGTCTTCCCCACCATCCGGAACTGCTCACTCACTGAAATCAGCGTCAGGGACGGCTACGTTTCCGTGCTCGAGTTCAACACCCCCGTCGCGGACAGCACCGCGCCGGCCTCCCAGCCCCAGCCCTGATCCAGCAAGGAGATCCCATCATGACCACCCGCATTCTCGCCGCAGGCGACCACTTCGTACTCAATGACCTGCTCACTGGCGCCGTGGCCAAGGAAGTCACCGACCGCAGCGTGTCCTTCACCGAACTCACCCTGCCCTGGCCCGTCGTCCCCTTCGGCCGGGTCGCAGAAGTTGATGAAGCCTCCGGGACCGAAGATGAACTCATCGAAGCCCTGCAGGGAGTGGAAATCTGCATCACGCAGATGGCCCCCCCTGACCGAAAGAGTCCTGAAAGCATGCCCCGACCTCAAACTGTTCTGCATCAGCCGCGGAGGCCCCGTCAACGCAAACCTGGAAGCAGCCACCCGGCACGGTGTAGCCGTCACGTCAGCACCGGGACGGAACGCTGCAGCAACAGCCGAGCACACCCTGGGCATGATGCTGGCCGCGATGCGCCGCATCCCCCAGACCAACGCCGATCTGTCCGCCGGAACGTGGCGGGGTGACTACTACATGTACGAAAACGTCGGCCCCGAACTCGAAGGCAGCACCGTCGGCCTGGTCGGCTACGGCGCCATCGGCAGCCGCGTTGCCCGCATGCTGCAAGGCTTCGGGGCAACAGTCCTGGTGCACGACCCGTACGTCACCGAAGACGTACTGGCCGGACAGGCGGAAAAGGTCGAGTTCGACGAATTGTTGGCCCGCTCAAATCTCATCACCCTCCATGCCCGCGTCACGCCCGAGACAACCGGCATGATCGGAGCTGAACAGATCGCCGCCCTGCAACCCGGTTCCATTATCGTCAACTGCGCACGGGGCGCCCTGCTGGACTACGACGCACTCTGCGACGCCCTCGACTCCGGCCACCTCTTCGGCGCCGCCTTTGACGTTTTCCCCGAGGAGCCCATTCCCGCAGCCTCCAGGCTGCTGACCACCCCAAACATCGTCATGACCCCGCACCTGGCCGGGGCCAGCAAAGCGACCGCAAACAAGGCGGCACAGATCGTAGCCGCGGATGTGCGGAGGTACCTGAACGGGGAACCCCTCGCCCACTGCGCCAACCCCGAAGCCCTCATGCCAGCACGCACGGCCTAGAACCACGCTGGCGCCCCGGGCGCGCCGGCTCCCGCGGCTCCGGGGGCCGGCATGGGTCGTTTGGCCCCGCCCGCAACCCTCGGCGCCATTTCGGTGCCGGATCGGAATCGTCGAGAATGCCCTCCTGCAGACCGGATTAACCTGTCTGGTTGTGCGTGGAATGCAGCGGGGCGATGTGCAAGGTGGTGTGCTCAGATACTGCTTCCCTGAACTCGGAAGAGACATCGTCAGTAAGAATGAGGTCGGTGAAATCACTCACGGGAACGTAGTGGTGGAGCGATGTCCGCCCCGCTTTGGACCCGTCCATCATCAGCACGCGTCGAGTGCCGGCCTTCAGCATGGCCCGCTTCATGTGAACGACATCCTGCTCCTGGTGATAGGTCATCTCAGATCCCATCGTTGAGGTGGACTGGAACACGACATCCACCGCGTATGAGCTGAACGAGCCGTCGTTCGGCAGGCCAATGAAAGAGTCATGCGTGCGCGAGTACTGGCCTCCGGTCACGATCAGCCGGATGTCATCGTTCTCCCGGAACAGCTCTATCGCCTGCCTGTAGTTGGTGATGACCGTCAGGGGTCCAACATCGTTGAGCAACCGGGCAAGGGCGAACACGGTGGTGGAGTCATCCAGCATCACGGACATGCCTGGCTCGACCATCTCCAGGGCCTTGCGCGCAAGCGCCGTCTTGGCCTGCGGCTGGATCTGCATCCGGATCTCAGAGCTCGCCTCAAAGACAGTGGAGGGCAGTGCCGACACTCCGCCGTGGACTTTGCGCAGGATTCCCCGAGTTGCCAGATCATCGATGTCGCGGTGGATGGTCATCAGACTGACGTTGGTGAGGGTCGCAAGATCGGCGGCACTGGAAAACCCTGCGCCCACAACATGTTCGATGATCCGCCGCTGCCGGGTGATGCGCGGCTTTTTGAGTCCGGGGTTGTCGTTCATCATGCTCACTTTCGTCGCTGCGCGCGGGTTTCCACGGCTGCGTGGACCCATACGGCAGGCCTGTGCTTAGGATATGCCCGCACAAGCCATGAAACAATTTATCAATCTTCGTGACCTATTTCACATTTTTTCTGTTATTCTCGACATACAAGTTGAGGTCATGGAGGACCCAACTCGCTTGGCTCACCTCACGAAAGAGAATTCAATGAAGAACTTCTACGCGCGCATCATGACGGCAGCCGCCACGGCCGCCATTCTCGGCGTCGCCGCCACTGGCTGCGGTTCCCAGGGCTCTGCAGGAGCCGGCACGGGCGACGCCTCGGCCGCCAAAATAGCGTTTCTGATGCCGGATATCGCCTCAACCCGGTATGAACTGTTTGATAAGCCCATGTTTGAAGCAAAGATCAAGGAGCTTTGTGGGGGATGCACGGTGGTGTATTCAAACGCCAACGCCAGCGCGGCAAAGCAGCAGGAACAGGCCAACTCCGCACTCGCCCAGGGCGTAAAGGCAATTGTGATTGACCCGGTAGACTCCGCGGCTGCCGCGACGATCGTCAACTCAGCCAAGGCGCAGAACGTCCCGATCATCGCCTACGACCGCCCGATCCCTGACGCCCCCGCCGATTACTACGTTTCCTTCGACAACGAAAAGATCGGTTCGATGATCGCCCAGTCCCTGGTCGACCATCTCAAGGCAACCAACGTCCAGGGAGGACTGCTGCAGGTCAACGGATCCCCTACTGACGCAGCCGCCGGACTGATTAAGAAGGGCATCCACTCCGCCGTTGACCCGAGTGGGTTCAAGCTCCTCGCCGAGTTTGACACCCCTGGCTGGGAACCGACCAAAGCCCAGGACTGGGTCAGCGGCCAGATTACCCAGTTCTCCGGGAAAATCGCAGGAGTTGTCGCAGCAAACGACGGCACGGCAGGCGGCGCCATCGCGGCGTTCAAAGCTGCCGGAACCGAAGTGCCCCCCGTAACGGGCAATGACGCTGAGCTCGCCGCCGCCCAGCGCATTGTGGCCGGGGATCAGTACAACACCATCTCCAAGCCAATCAAGACTGTGGCTGAGGCCGCCGCTCAGATTGCCTACTCGTTTGCCAAGGGCGAGAAGCCTGCGGGCAAAACCACCTTGTTCAACACCCCGTCGGAACTCTTCGTCCCGACAGTGGTCACCACGGAAAACCTCAAAGCGTCGCTGGTGGACACCGGAATCGTGAAGGCGTCCGGGCTCTGCACCTCCGCCTACGCGGCAGCCTGCGCCAAGGCCGGCATCAAGTAGAGCCGGCATCAAGGCAAGGAGGTTCCGGTGCTCCGGTCCGGACACCGGAACCTCAACCCCAACATCACTTACCCCAGAGAACAACAGGGAAAAACATGCCATCAGAACCCATTGCCGCAGCAGGAAGCCCCCAACTGCTGTCACTGCGCGGCATAAACAAGTCCTTCGGTGCCGTCGCCGCGCTAATGGACATTGAGCTGGACGTAGCCGAAGGCGAAGTTGTCGCTGTCGTCGGTGACAACGGCGCCGGCAAATCGACGCTGGTAAAGGTACTCTCGGGAGTACATTCAGCCGACTCCGGCACCATCGCCTTTGAAGGCCGGGAAGTAACGATTCCCAGTCCAGCGGCCGCCCAGCACCTCGGCATCGCCACCGTCTTCCAGGACCTGGCGCTCTGCGACAACCTCACAGTGGTCGACAACCTCTTCCTTGGCCGGGAAATATCACCGCTCCGGCTGAACGAAGTGGACATGGAAGTCCGTTCATGGGAGCTGCTTAGGCAGCTCTCGGCAAAGATCCCCTCTGTCCGGACACCCATTGCAGCGCTGTCCGGCGGCCAGCGGCAGACCGTCGCCATCGCCCGGTCCCTGCTCGGAGACCCCAAAATCGTCATCCTCGATGAGCCGACCGCAGCGCTCGGCGTCGCCCAGACCGCCGAAGTACTCAACCTCGTTGAAAGACTGCGCGAACGCGGCCACGGCGTCATTATGATCAGCCACAATATGGCCGACGTGAAGGCAGTCGCGGACCGCGTGGTTGTACTGCGCCTTGGCCGCAACAACGGAGACTTCCGGGTCCGCGAAGTCTCAACCGAGGACATCATCGCCGCCATTACCGGAGCAACGGACAACGTCGTCTCACGACGGTCCGCAGCACGCGGCACCGGCCCGGGACCGACCCAGGAGACCGACACAGCATGAAAACCAAGACACAAACCGCTCCCGCCTCCCTCGCCATGGACTTGCAGGACGAACGGCTGCAAGACCGGACAGGACTCAAAGGCCAGTTCCAGGCATTCCTGGACCGAACCCGCTCCGGGGACCTCGGTGTCCTGCCCGTCATCGGCGGACTTATCGTGATCTGGGCCGTCCTCCAGGCCCTGAACCCGATCTTCCTTTCCCCCGCCAACCTGGTCAACCTCACCATGGAAAGCTCAGCCGTAGGGATCATCGCCCTCGGCATCGTCTCCGTCCTCCTGGTAGCCCAAATCGACCTTTCCGTCGGTTCCGTCAGCGGACTGGCCGCCGCAGTCGTCGCAGTCACTTCGGTCAACATGGGCTGGCCCGTCTGGCTGGTTATCCTGGCCACAGTTGCCCTCGGAGCAGGCACCGGCTGGATATACGGACAAATCTTCAACCGGTTCGGCGTTCCCAGTTTCGTCATCACCCTCGCCGGGCTACTCGGATTCCTGGGGCTGCAGCTCTACATCCTGGGCGCCAAGGGATCCATCAACCTGCCGTTCGTCTCACCCCTGGTGTACTTCGCGCAACTGGCATTCGTGCCCATCTGGCTGTCCTACGTACTGGTAGCAGCCGCAGCGGCAGGCCTGTTCGCCACCGACTATTTCCACTCACGAGCCCGCAGAATCGCCGGGCTGTCCGCCATGTCCCTGCAGAACGTCGCCCTGCGCGCCATTCTCCTGCTGGTAGTCCTCGGAGTAGCTCTCTCCTACCTGAACCAAAGCCGCGGAGTCGGCTGGATGTTCATTTTGTTCATCGCACTGACCTTGATCCTTAATTACCTGCTCAAACGAACCAAGTGGGGCCGCTCCGTCTACGCCGTCGGCGGCAACCCAGAGGCAGCCCGCCGCGCCGGCATAAATGTCAAAGCCATTTACACATCCGTTTTCATCACCTGCTCAACGCTCGCAGCGATAGGAGGACTCCTTGGAGCCGCCCGCCTCGCAGCCGCCAACCAGGGAAGCGGCACCGGCGACGTAAACCTGAACGCAATCGCTGCGGCTGTCATCGGCGGAACGAGCTTGTTCGGGGGCCGTGGCAGCGCCTTCGCCGCCATCTTGGGGATCATCGTCATCCAGTCAATCTCCAGCGGCCTCACCCTGCTGAATCTCGACTCGTCATTCCGTTTCATGGTCACGGGTGTGGTGCTGCTCCTGGCAGTAACCCTCGACTCAGTCTCCCGCCGGTCTCGATCCGCACACGGCAGGGCCTGAGCAATAACCGCCAGTTCCTACCCAAGGGCTCCTGCCGCAAGAATGGCAGGGGCCCTTGGTGATGGCCGGGCCGGAAGCCCTCGCGTAAGCAGTACCTTTTAGCAGTCCCAATTCCCGTGTGGCGTGTTTCGCCTCAGCGCGCGCCCCGGCGCTGGTCCAGGAGCCAGCGCCAACCCCGACGGGCCCAGTCCAAGGGTTTACCCTCGATCAGCAGCTTCCGCGTGTGGATGTCCAGGACCAGCAGATAGAACGTGAACAGCAGCGCGGTCACGAACGCCAGCGACGACGCGTCAATGGCCAGCTCCACAAAGGACCAGACCGAGAGCTGGTCCTGTGCGCCGAACACCACAAAGAACGTCACGCCCACGTAGAGGCACCGGATCTGCCAGTCGTTCCGGATGCCGGTCACCGCCACGAACGGCAGGAACCAGAGGATGTACCAGGGCTGGATGATGGGCGAAAGCATCACGACGGCGGTGAACGCCAGGGCCAGCCGGCGCACCGCCCGCGAGTAATCGCCACGGAACATCAGCAGCAGCACCAGCCCGATGGCCGCCCACTTCATGCCCGTCCGCAGCAGGTCCGCGATGGTGCCGCCCGGCAGTCCCAGCACGTTGCCGAGGAACTCAACCTGCTGCCCCAGGAACCCTGACGGCGAATAGCCGGTGTAACCCGGCGTCGGGTCCATGATGGCCCAGACCCAGCCCAGCCCGAGGTTGTAAGGGATCCCGCTGACGGCCAGCACGGCGAAACTGATTCCCGCCGTCGCACCCCAAATCAGGAACTTCCGCGTCCACGAGGCCGCGGGCCCGGCCCACATGACCCCGATGAATGGCAGGAGCAGCACGGTGATCGGCTTGATCCCGATGGAGGCGGTGACCAGCAGGATTCCGGCCAGGTAGCGCTTCGTCGCCGCGAAGTAGACACCGGCGACGGCGAGGCCCACCATAAGCGCGTCGTTGTGGGCGCTAGCCACGAAACTGATGAGGAACAGCGGGTTGGCCACCGCGATCCAGAGTGCCCGCGCGCCGTTGATGCCGTGCAGTTCGGCCAGCTTGGGCACGTAAATGACGCAGAGCAGAACCCCGACGCCGGCGATCAGGCGGAACAGCAGGACGGACACGTCGGGCTGCGCCCCTGTCAGCTCCACCACGCCGCGGGCGAGCCACAGGAAGTAGGGCCCGTAGGGGGTCCTGTTCTCGGCCCACGCCGGGTCCGCGCCGAGGGCAAACCAGTTGTTAAGGGTGGAAATGCCCACGGCGTAAGGGTTCTGGCCTTCCATGACCAGGCGGCCCTGGCCGGTGTAGGCGTAAACATCGCGGGAGAAGATGGGGACGGCCAGCAGGAGCGGCAGGGACCAGGCGGAGATGGCTATGACCACCGATCGCAGCGAGTGTTCGCCCCAGTCGTCCAGCCGCTGGCCCAGCCGGAGCCAGGACCGCATCAGGAGCATCGCCCCCACCGTCAGGAGCACGGTGGACAGCGTCACCCCCCAGCCCTCGGTCCGCAGCGCGATGACCACCGGCTGGCGGATCATGGGTGAGCCGTTGGCGATCCAGCCCGTTCCGATCGATCCCACAAACATCATGAGGGCGCCCAGGAACCCCTGCCAGGTGGCGATGTACACCCGGCGCTTCGTGGGGGGAGCTACGGCGGGCGCAGCAGACTTGGGGAGCTCCGCGCCGGCCGCCGTCTTTTTCGACGGACTGGGGACGCTCTCCGAAGTGCCGATGTGTGAACCGCCTGCCGTCATGTCTTGTGTGGTCCCCTACTTACGTTACGGCGCTGGCTGGACTAGCTATAGGCCGGTCTACAACCCAGTCATTTTAGCAGTTGGCCCGCGGCGCACCCCAGACTTGTAGGGGCGGACGTGCCCCCTATTTCGCAATGAGGCGTCGCGCCGCCCCATCCCCGCCTATGAATGAAGCCGCCACTGCCGGCTTCGCCAGCACGATTGGACCCAGCCATGGCCGTACGAAGCGTCCCCGATGCCCGGACCAGCACGCTTCAGCAGCTCTAATCAGTCCGTGCCACGCTTCGCTCGCCGCGGCGGCTGAAGACCGAGGCACTGGCAGGCCTGGTGGTGGCACTGGCCTTGATCCCGGAGGCGATCGCTTTCTCGGTGATCGCCGGGGTGGATCCGCGGATCGGCCTGTTCGCCTCGTTCGCCATGGCTGTCACCATCTCTTTTGTGGGCGGCCGGCCCGCCATGATTTCCGCCGCCACCGGCGCCGTCGCCCTGGTCATCGCCCCGCTGATGCGCAGCCACGGCCTGGACCACCTGATCGCGGCCGTGATCCTGGCCGGCGTTTTCCAGATCCTGCTGGCGGTCCTCGGCGTCACACGATTGATGCGGTTCATCCCGCGCTCGGTGATGCTGGGCTTCGTGAACGCCCTGGCCATCCTGGTGTTTATGGCCCAGATTCCCGAACTGATCGGCGTGCCGTGGATGGTTTATCCGCTGGTGGCCGTGGGCCTGGTCATCGTGGTGGGACTGCCCAGAATTTCGACGGCGGTGCCCTCACCTTTGGTGGCCATCGTGGTGCTCACCCTGTTTGCCGTGCTGGCCGGCGTGGATGTTCCCACCGTCCAGGACAAGGGCCAGCTGCCCGAGAGCTTGCCTTCGGTGTTTGTCCCCAATGTCCCGCTGACGTGGGAGACGCTCCAGGTCCTCGCGCCGTTCTCGCTGTCCATGGCCTTGGTGGGGCTGCTCGAATCGCTGATGACCGCCAAGCTGGTGGACGACATCACGGACATCCGCTCCAACAAGACCCGCGAGTCCTGGGGCCAGGGCGTGGCGAACATCGTCACAGGCTTTTTCGGCGGCATGGGCGGTTGCGCCGTGATCGGCCAGACCATGATCAACGTCAAGGGATCCGGGGCACGGAGCCGCGTGTCCACGTTCCTGGCCGGCGTTTTTCTGCTGGTCCTGGTGGTGGTGCTCGGCGATGTTTTGGGCCTGATTCCGATGGCCGCGCTGGTGGCCGTAATGATCTTCGTTTCCGCCATTACCTTCGACTGGCACTCCATCGCTCCGCGGACCCTGCGCCGGATACCCAAGTCCGAGACCGCCGTCATGGTGATCACCGTGGCAGTCGTGTCGGCCACCCACAACCTGGCCATCGGCGTCGGGGCGGGCGTGCTGGCGGCCACGGCGCTGTTCGCCCGGCGGGTGGCGCACTTCGTCACGGTGGAACGGACCGTCGTCGAACTTAACGGTGAGAACGTGGCCACCTACACGGTGGACGGCGAGCTGTTCTTTGCCTCGTCCAACGACCTCTACACGCAGTTCGAGTACGCCCTGGACGCCGAGCCGGACGTCAGCCGGGTGATTGTGGACCTGCACGCCTCGCACCTCTAGGACGCCTCAACCGTCGCGGTGCTGGACGCCGTGACCGAGAAGTACCGCCGGCACGGGCGGGACGTGGAGCTGATCGGGCTGAATGCAGCCAGCGTGGCCATGCGGGAACGGCTGGCGGGAAAACTCTACTGACGGGCTAGCCCCGCGGGTCGCTGTGGACAGTGCGGTTCCGGCCCAACGACTTGGCCCTATAGAGGGCCCGGTCAGCGGCGGCGATGAGGTCATCCACATCGGACGTCTCGGCGTCGTACAGCGCCACCCCGTAACTGACGGTGGGCATTTCGAGTCCGTCGGCAGTGGAGACCTCGGCGAGGCGCCGGCTGATCTCCTCAGCTATTTTGTCCGCACGCCCGGCGGTGGCGCCCGGGATGAGGAGGATGAACTCTTCCCCGCCATACCTGCCCACCAGGTCCGTGGGCCGGACAGTGTCCTGGCTTGCGGCGGCGAATGCCCGCAGCGCGACGTCCCCGGCGGCATGGCCGTGGGTGTCGTTGACTGCCTTGAAGTTGTCCAGGTCGGCGAGGACCAGGGCGCCCGTTCCCGGAGTGACGGCCCTGTCGCTCAGCAACTCTGTGGCCAGGTCCAGAAATGCTTTGCGGTTGAGCAGGCCGGTGAGATCGTCCCGTGTGGCCACCATGCGCAGGGCCCGGGTCTGCTGTTCGGTGCTCAAGGCAGCCATGCTGAAGGACACCACCACCAGCAGCACCATGGTCACCAATGTGGTCCCAGCGGAGCCGAAGAATGTGGCGAACGTGTGTCCGTCCGGGCCCTCCAGCAGGAAGTACACCAGCCGGCCGAAATAGAACACGGACATCGCTGCCGCTGCGGCAGCCATCGGCACCCGCACGCGCGAATACCCAGGTTCCAGCCGCCAGAGCTCCCGGGATGCCAAGCCGATGGTCAGGCACATGGCGGAGAGGAATACCGCACCGCCGGACCAAGTGTTGGTGCCGGGATTGTCGACGGCGGAGGCAACCAGGGTGACCAGCGGTACCCCGGTGAACACCCACCGCAGCGGCGGCACCTCCCGGAGCGACCGGGCACCGGCCCAGACGGCTGCGCTGCCCAGGACCAGCAGGACATTGCCCAGCGTATTGGCCCACCACTGGTGGGCGGTTCCGTTGAGCAGGAAGGCGGCGGATCCGGACAGAAAAAACACCAGCGCGAGGCACCACCAGCCGCTGTACGGCGAGCGCGTGGAGCGGTAGGCCGAAAAGTAGAACAGCAGCACCAGGACCAAAGCCATCACGCCGAAGGCGATCCTCAGCGTAGTAGTATCCAGGTCCATTTCAGAAGTTCCCCCCGACCGCCGAGTGATGCAGACCTCAGTATGGCACCGTCACTGGCCCGGCGGGCGGATTATCCGGCGTTGCGTGGCCAGGGCGATGGCGGAGGTCCGGTTGTCCACGCCGAGCTTGCCGTAGATGTGCACGAGGTGGGTTTTGACGGTGGCCTCGGAAATGAAAAGCCGCCGGGCGATGGCGCGGTTTGTCAGGCCGGTGGCCAGCAGTTCAAGCAGCTGGACCTCGCGGGTTGTGAGGGCAGTTTCCGGGCTGCTGATCCGCGACATCAGCAGTGCCGCGACCTTCGGAGCCAGCGCCGTCTGGCCGGCCGCCGCCGACAGTACCGCCTGGCGGATCTGTTCCGGCGGCGCGTCCTTGAGCATGTAGCCGCTGGCGCCTGCCTCGACGGCGGCCAGGATGTCCGCCTCGGTGTCGTAGGTGGTCAGAATCAGGACCGGCGGCGGGGCGTCCAGCTTCCGGATCGCGGCGGTGGCGGTGACACCGTCCATCCCGGCGCCCATCTGCAGGTCCATCAGCACCACATCCACGCGGTCCCCCAGTGTCCGGAGCCGCGCGAGTTCCCGCAGCGCGGCGTCCCCGTCGGCGGCCTCGGCGGCCACGCTGAAGTCCTCGAATTCGGTGAGCATGGCGCGCAGGCCCGCGCGGACCACGGGGTGGTCATCCACCAGGAGAATGCGGAGCTCGCCCATCAGTCCCGCTCCCCCTCGGCGCCGTTGCCCCCGCCGGTGAGCGGCAGCCGGATGGCGACGACGGTCCCCTCGCCGGGTGCCGTCTCCACCTCCAGCGAGCCGTTCAGCTCAGCCACCCGGGCAGCCAGCGAGCGAAACCCGAACCCGCTGCCGTCCGCCCGGCCGGCCACGCCGGAACCGGGAGCTTCCGGCGCAAAGCCCGTGCCGTCGTCATATACGTCCAAGGTGACCTCGTCGCCGAGGAACGCGAGGGTAACGACGGCGGTGCTTGCTTTGGCGTGGAGCCTGACGTTGGACAAGCTGGCCTGGGCGGCCCGGAGCAGGGTAACGCTGTACTGCGGCGGCAGCTCCGCGGGGTCGCCCACCAGCTCGAAGCGGCAGCGGAGCCCGTCACCGCGCGCGGCGGCCAGCGTTTCGGTTTCGCCGCAGAGCCGCTGCAGGCTCTCCGGGAGCGACGACTCCTGGAGCTGGGGCGAGGTGAGGCCGCGGACAAAGCTGCGGGCCTCCGCGAGGTTTTCCGACGCCGTCTGCTGCACCAGCGCGAACCGCTCCGCGGCGGTGGCAAGATCGCCGCTGGCCAGGGACTTCTCCGCCGCCCGCGCCACCAGGACGATGCTGGACAGGCCCTGCGCCAAGGTGTCGTGGATTTCGCGGGCCAGGCGCTCACGCTCAGCTGCGACGCCGGCCTCATGCTGGGTTCTGGCAAGTTCTGCGCGGGTGCGCCGGAGTTCGTCCGCCGCCAGCCGCTGGGCTTCACTCTCCTGGTAGAGCGCGCGGTAAGCCAGCCCTGTGACCACGGCGAAAACGGCACCCAGCCCCGGCCCCAGGACCATGGGTAACGTGGGCGACGGCAGCCCGCTGGCCACCCACTGCGAAGCCACGACGGCGGCCGTCATCGCGGC from Pseudarthrobacter sp. SSS035 carries:
- a CDS encoding sensor histidine kinase, which encodes MPAADPQTTPSGAAILRFLRVTLHVGFAVLLLVAILRLHFADGAVGADDAGTPAGARRLAWSALALALAAAYLAGTVLEKRFAAGRSSFNPHPYAAPWLGLVTALWGVLLAGSAEFSWVAFPLFFLHLHVLPRRIALLTIAAMTAAVVASQWVASGLPSPTLPMVLGPGLGAVFAVVTGLAYRALYQESEAQRLAADELRRTRAELARTQHEAGVAAERERLAREIHDTLAQGLSSIVLVARAAEKSLASGDLATAAERFALVQQTASENLAEARSFVRGLTSPQLQESSLPESLQRLCGETETLAAARGDGLRCRFELVGDPAELPPQYSVTLLRAAQASLSNVRLHAKASTAVVTLAFLGDEVTLDVYDDGTGFAPEAPGSGVAGRADGSGFGFRSLAARVAELNGSLEVETAPGEGTVVAIRLPLTGGGNGAEGERD